In the genome of Symbiobacterium terraclitae, the window AAGGCCACCGACCTGCACGCCTGGGTGGACTACCGCACCGTGCAGCAGCCCGGGCGGACGCAGGAGGTACGGGTGCAGGTCTCGGGGCCCGAGCGGTTCCGGGGGCAGGTCGAGTACCGGCCCAGCCCCTCCACGGTGAGCGTCACCCTGGTGGAGAACCGGACCCTCACGATACCGGTGGTGGTCACCCCCGACAGCGGGATCGTCACGGTCGGGCAGCGGGAGTTCCGCTACACCGCCGCGCCGGTGACTGAGCGGATTCCCGTGTCGGGCCGCGCCGATTACCTGGGCCTGGTGCGCACGGCCGTCGTGGCGCTGCAGGGGGCTGACCTGGAGCCGCCGCTGGAGGACGGCCGGCTCGCGCAGGCGGCCGCGCGGCTGCAGAAGCCGGTGCGCCTGGTGGATGCCGTGATGCAGCCGGTCGAGAAGATCCCGGAGCACTTCGCCGAGGTTGAGATCACCTGGGAAGAGCTGCCGCCGGGCAAGCGCGTGGCCGTGCAGCCGCAGACGACGGGCTCCGTGCCCGCCGGGTTTGAGCTGGTCGGCGTGAGCGCGGCGCCAGAGTCGGTCACGATCCGGTCGGCGAACCTGGACGGCAGCCTGCCATCGGTCTCCGTCGTGTATACCGAGCCGGTCGACTTGACCGGGCAGACGCAGAACTTCACCACGGTGGCCCGCCTGGTGGCCCCTGCAGGGACGAGCCTGGCGCAGACCTCGGTCGAGGTGACCGTCCTCATCCGGGAGGTCAACGCCGAGAAGGTCTTCGGCGCCGTTCCCATCGTGGTGCAGAACGCGCCTGAGGGGGCCGGGGTCACCCTCAGCGATCCCACCGTGGAGGTGCGGCTGACGGGGCGGTACAGCCTGGTCCACCCGCTGGACGCGAGCGCCGTGGCCGCCTACGTGGACGCGGGCGGGCTCGGGCCCGGCACGCACCGGGTGCCGGTGAAGGTGCTCTATCCGCCCGAGATCGTCGAGTCGGCCATCGACCCGGCGGTCGTCGAGGTCACCATATCGTTCGAAACCGAGTAGAAAGGGGCGGGCTGCATGCCCAGGATGTTCGGAACCGATGGTGTGCGCGGTGTGGCCAACACGCCGGACCTCTCGCCTGAGCTTGCCTTTGCCCTCGGCCGGGCCGCTGCGGCGGTGGCCAGGGAGCGGACGGGCCGCCGGCCCGTCGCGGTGGTCGGCCGCGACACCCGGCGATCCGGCCCGATGCTGGCCGCAGCGATCTCCGCCGGGGTGTGCTCGGCGGGCGGCGACGTCGTGGACCTGGGCGTGGTGACGACGCCCGGCGTCGCCTTCGTCACGACCCACCTCGGCGCAGACTTCGGCGTGATGATCTCCGCCTCGCACAATCCGGCCCCCGACAACGGCATCAAGTTCTTCTCGGCCGACGGGTTCAAGCTGCCCGACGCCGCCGAGGACGAGCTCGAGGCGCTGGTGCGGGCCTCGACCGACGCCCTGCCGCGCCCCACAGGCGCCGAGCTGGGCACCATCCGCACCAGCGAGGCTGCGGTCGAGGCCTACGTGCAGCACCTGGTCTCCACGGGCAGCCCGTTGAGCGGCATGCGGGTGGTGGTGGACTGCGGCCACGGCGCCGCCTACCGCCTGGCTCCCGAGGTGCTGCGCCGGCTCGGGGCGGAGGTGATCGCCCTCAACACCGCGCCGGACGGCATGAACATCAATGACGGCTGCGGCTCCACCCACCCCGAGGCCCTGCAGCAGGCCGTGCTGGCGCACGGGGCGCAGGCCGGCATCGCTCACGACGGCGACGCGGACCGCTGCATCGCGGTGGACGAGCGGGGCGAGCTGGTGGACGGCGACCAGATCATGGCCGTCTGCGCCCTGGACCTGAAGGCGCGCGGGCAGCTTCCCGCAGACACGCTGGTGGCCACGGTGATGTCCAACATGGGCCTCGAGCTGCTCCTCCGGGAGCACGGCGTGCGCCTGCTGCGGACGAAGGTGGGCGACAGGTACGTGTTGGAGGAGATGCAAAAGGGCGGCTACGCGCTGGGCGGCGAGCAGTCCGGCCATGTGATCTTCCGGGAGCTCTCCACCACCGGCGACGGCATCCTGACCGCCGTGCAGCTGCTCTCGGTGTGCGTGCGCGCCCGGCAGCCCCTCTCGGCGCTGGCCGGCCGGATGCAGCGCCTGCCCCAGTGGCTGGAGAACGTGCGCGTGGGCCGCAAGGAGGGCTGGGAGTCGAACCCCGCCATCCGGGCCGCCATCGCACAGGCCGAGGCCGCCCTGGAGGGCCAGGGGCGCGTGCTGGTGCGCGCCTCGGGCACCGAGCCGCTGATCCGGGTGATGCTGGAGGGCGCCGACATGGCGCAGCTGCGCAGCCTCGCCGCGGCGATCGGGGAGGTGATCCGCGCTGAGCTCCAGTAAGGGCAAACGGACGCGCAAGCTCCCGGCGGGCGCCCGCACGCAGCGGGGCGCCCGCGGCCGCGCGCGCCGCCGCGGCAACGCGGGGCGCAGCATCCTGACGAGCCCGCTCACGCCGGTTCTACTGGGGGTCGTCCTCATCCTGGCGGTCGGCTACTGGGCGAAGCAGAAGGGCGACGAGCCGGCGATGGCGCCCGGTGACACGACTGCGGGCCAGTCGGCCGGGGCCCCGGCCGGCGGCGCCGGCGAATCCGGTTCGGGCGAGGCGGGCGGTCAGCCGCTGTACGCGTCCGGCGAGACCGTCGGTGAGGAGCCCTCCGGCGAGGGCGGTCCCGGCGACGGCGGCGAGCAGGCGGACGGTGAGCCACCGGACGGCGAGGTGGTCGACGGTGAGCAGGTCGACGGTGAAGTGGTCGACGGTGAAGTGGTCGACGGTGAGCAGGTTAACGGTGAGCAGGCCCAGCAATGGGAGACCGCGGCCAGCCGGTCGGCGATCGACCGCTCCGGCGGCGCCGCCGATACGATGCTGATGACCATCTACTACCTGGATGACCAGACGGGCGGCGAGACCCTGCAGCCCGTCGAGATCAAGGTCCCGGCCACGATCACCCCGGTGGCCGAGGCGCTGCGGCACCTCCTGCACCCGCCCGTGGAGCTCGGGCTCTACGGCGAGTTCCCGCCCGGCACCACCGCCGCTCTGCCCAACCTGGCGGACGGCGTCGTCACGGTGGAGCTCTCCCCCGAGGTGGAGGCGGTCCGGGGCCAGGCCGCGACCCATGCCGTGATCGCCAGCTTGGTCTACACCCTCACCGAGATTCCCGGGGTCGACGCCGTGCAGCTGTGGGTGAACGGGCGGCCCGCCGAGCTGGACGGGTTCGTCTGGTCAGTGCCGCTCAGCCGGGCCGACTTGGAGAACTGGAACCTTTTCCGGGTCGAGCCGGTCATATCCTATAGCGGAGCGTAGGTTGAGGTCAGGGCCGGGCCTTCCAGGGGCTCGACCTTGACGGTTTTCCTACGTCATCCGTATATTGGAGGAGGACAGAAAGGGGGGAAATCGGGTCTTCTGTTGCCCCGGATCGACAACTGCATAGCGACACGGTGTACCAACAGAGCGCCAGGACTTGCGGCCTGCGGGGCCGCAAGTTGACGAGGTGGGGGATCTCGGAGTATTCGGCGGGTGACCCCCGGTTGCTCACGACCGACAACGGCTCTACAAAGGCTGGAAGCGATTCCAGAGACAAAGGGGCCAGGTGAGGCTGAGGACGGGCAGTGGCCGTCCCGAGCATCCTATTGACTTTTCGCCGTGTCAACTTGACAGCCTGCGGTCGTCCCGACCGAGCGGGCTGGGTGGACACGGCCCTTTTGTTTGCAACAGAGGAGGCAAAACACCATGTGCGGCATCGTAGGCTACATCGGAGAGCAGAACGCCCTGCCCATACTGATCGACGGACTGAAGCGGCTGGAGTACCGCGGTTATGACTCTGCCGGAGTGGCTGTAATCGCAGAGGGCGAGACCTGGGTGGAGAAGAGCGCCGGCCGGCTGAGCGAGCTGGAGGCCCGCATCGCAGGCCACCCGGCCGCGGGCCGGGTCGGCATTGGCCACACCCGCTGGGCGACCCACGGCCGTCCCTCTGACATGAACGCCCATCCGCACACCGACGCGTCGGGCCGGTTCGCCGTGGTGCACAACGGCATCATCGAGAACTACGCCCAGCTGCGGGAGGAGCTGCAGCGGCAGGGACACGTCTTCCGCTCCGAGACCGATACCGAGGTGATCCCGCACCTGATCGCCGCCCACTACGCGGGCGACATCGTCGAGGCGGTGCGGCGCGTGGTCCCGCTCCTGCGGGGGGCGTTCGCCCTGGCGGTGGTCTGCCAGCAGGAGCCCGAGAAGATCGTGGCCGTCAAGGCGGCCTCGCCGCTGGTGATCGGGCTGGGCGAGGGCGAGACCCTGCTGGCGTCGGACATCCCGGCCCTGCTGCCGTACACCCGGCAGGTGATCGTGATGGAGGAGGGCTGGCTCGCCGTGCTCACCCGGGAGGGCGTCAGCATCTCCACAGTGGAAGGGAAGCCCGTGCTGCCCCGGATCACGCACGTGGACTGGGACCCCGGCCAGGCGGAACGGGGCGGGTACGCCCACTTCATGCTGAAGGAGATCCACGAGCAGCCCCGGGCGATGCGCGACACGCTCTCCGGCCGGCTGGATCCGGCAGGGGGCCGGGTGCTGCTGCACGAGGTCGGGCTGACGCCCGACGAGGTCAAGGCCCTCAGCAAGGTGGCCATCGTGGCCTGCGGCACGGCTGCGAACGCCGGCCTGGTGGGCAAGTACCTGATTGAGCGGCTGGCGCAGATCCCCGTTGAGTGGGACCTGGCGTCGGAATACCGCTACCGGGAGCCGATGATCGACGAGCGCACGCTCTTCGTGGCGGTCTCGCAGTCCGGCGAAACCGCCGACACGCTTGCAGCGATGCGCGAAGCCCGGAGCCGCGGTGCGCGGATCTTGGCGGTGACCAACGTGGTGGGCTCCACGGTGGCCCGCGAGGCGGACTGGGTGCTCTACACCTGGGCGGGGCCCGAGATCGCCGTCGCTTCCACCAAGGCCTACACCACGCAGTTGGTGGCCCTCACCCTGCTGGCCATCTGGCTTGGGCAGCATAACGGCCGCATCGACCCGGCGGAGGCCAGGGCGCTGGTTGACGCCCTGCGCCGCCTGCCCGATCAGGCGGACCGGGTCCTGGCGCTGGAGGAGGCGGTGAAGGCGGCCGGCGAGGAGCTGGCCAGGCACAACGACGCCTTCTTCATCGGCCGGAACCTGGACTACGCCGTGGCGATGGAGGGGCAGTTGAAGCTGAAGGAGATCAGCTATATCCACGCCGAGGCGTACGCTGCGGGCGAGCTGAAACACGGCACGCTGGCGCTGATCACCGACGGAGTGCCGGTGGTGGCGCTGAACACGCAGCCGGATCTGGTGGAGAAGACGATTTCCAACATCCAGGAGACCCGGGCGCGCGGGGCCTTCGTGCTGGGCCTGGCACAGGAGGGGGACGAGGAGACGCCGCGCTACTGCGACCGGATCTTCTACCTGCCCCGCACGCACCGCTATCTGATGCCCGCACTGGCCGTGCTGCCGCTGCAGCTGCTGGCGTATTACGCGGCCACGGCCCGGGGAACCGACGTCGACAAGCCCCGGAACCTGGCCAAGTCCGTGACGGTGGAGTAGGTGCCCCTGGCAGGGGGTGTGTATCCGAGAAAAAGGCGGTGGCCCGCATCGCGGCCACCGCCTTTTTCTATCGTGCGCTGTTTCTGAGCCCCACCTATGATCAGAATAGGCGGAACATTCGGTAACGCGTGTGTAACGGCTGATTGCTAATTCTGATAAACACCCGGTTAAATTCCGACAGAACCCAGGGTGAATTCCGGTCGGCAAGTGGACAAGCGGCGTATGTGGTGTGAACACACCTTGACCTGATTGCTCGCGGTCTCCGACTTGTCCTCTGAGGAGGTGATCGGGGTGAAGAAGTGGCAGACGCCGATTCTGGTCGACTTGGAGGACGTGGCCGCTGACTGCGGCATCTGCGCCACCAGCGGAACCACCAATAACAACAATAAGATTCAGTAGATCTTCCTACCTCATATTACACGTAGCGGGAGATCTGACCTCAGCCGGGTATGCCGATTGGTCGCCTGACCTGTACTGCGACAGGCGGGTGACCGGGGGCCAGCGATGGCCCGTCTGACCGCTGGGCAATCAGGTCAAGTTTTTGCTTGTGTTATCGACCAAGATCCGAAAGGAGCGAGTCGCGATGGCAACCCCGTTCCGGCCCTCGTGGATTACGGTTCTCCAGGAGGAAGACGACGTCGTTACGGTGCTGAACGCGCAGACCGGGCACGTGATGATCACCAATCCGGTGGGGGGGCGGATCCTGGAGCTCTGCGACGGCCAGAAAGCGGTGCCCGACCTGATCCAGGAGCTGGCAGCGGAGTACCCGGATGCTCCCGCCGAAGTGGTCGACCGGGAGGTCAGGGCGTTCCTCGCGCAGGCAGCGGAGAAGGGAGTCATCGACTATGCTTGAGATGGAGTTGCCTGTGCTCCAGCCGGATCACCACAGACCCACCGTCTACTGGTACACCACCTATCGCTGCAACCTGGCGTGCAAGCACTGCAGCGTGCATTCTTCGCCCTACGTGGACACCGCCGGCGACCTCTCCCCTGAAGAGGCGCTCCGGGCGATCGACAATATCGCCCAGCTGCGTCCCGGTACGGTGATCCTCACTGGGGGTGACCCGTTCACCCGCCCCGATGCTCTGGCCATCCAGCAGAAACTCTTCGACCTGCGAATTCGCACGGGAATTGAAACGAACGCCATCCTCATCGACCGTGAGGTGGCGCGGTTTCTCCGTCGGAACGCGGACGCCGGTGCGCAGATCGCCCTCGGAATAAGTGTCGACGGGGGCAGCGCCGAGACCCACGACTTCCAGCGCGGCCCCGGAGCCTTTGCCGGGATGCTGCGCGGTGTCGAGGCCGTGGTCGCGGAAGGGCTCCCGGTCCAGTTCAGTTCAATCGTAAACCGGGTCAATATCGACACGATTCCGGACCTGTTTGTGCTGGCGCGGCAGTACAAGGCGTGGCTCCTCACCTTCGGCTTCGTCAACCCGATCGGGCGGGCGCTGGAGTACCTCGACGACCTCCAGCTGACGCCCGAACTCCTGGAGCGCGCGCTCGAGACGATCCTGGACAGCATGGACCGGTATCCGGAGGTGTACACCGTCATCAAGATCCCTCCGGCTCTGATTCCGCCCCGGTTCTACCCGCGCGTCAAGCGACACCTGGATCAGGCCTCGGGAGAGAGGTTCGACCTCTCCACCAGCTGCAACTTCCCGCTGTTCGGAATCCTTCCCGACGGATCGATCACCGTCTGCTCGGTCACCCGAACCAAACTCAAGGCGTACTTCGGCAACGTGAAGAGCGACTCGCTCGTCGACGTGTGGCGGCGCCAGCGGTTCGAGGCCATGCGACAGGCGTATCTGGAGGCCGACTGGCTCACTGGAATCTGCGGCGACTGCATCTTCAAGAAGGCCTGCAAGGGCTCGTGCCGAGCCTGGGCCTATGCCGAATACGGGGAGTTCTCAGGTCCCCACCCGCTCTGCAGGGCGCTTGAGGAGAACGGGCTCTTCCCGCAGATCTACCGCCTGTCCTACCGGGACCGCCTGCTCGCGTCCGTCCGGGCGGGAGGAGGTGCGACTTGAGCGTGAGCGCGCTCGAGGTGTACCTCTACGGCCGGGCTTCGCGCGCCGCCGAGGCACTGCAGTCGGAGCTGGTCAGGGTGGCGGCGGAGGGCGTGCACCCCGCGGCCGGGCTCACCCTGGACCCCGAACTCGCCGGGGCGTTGGTGCGGGAGCGCCTCGTTGTGCGCCTGAACGGGCGCCTGGTGCCAGGGCCCGGACTGGTCTGGATCAGCGCCGGGCTGCGGGAGGAGTTGCTGCAGGTCCTGCAGCCCGTTCAGGAGCGCTACCTCAAGATCTTGGAGGCCGGCATCCCCTTGCTGCAGGAGTCCGCTGCCGCGGACGGATCCGGACCGTGGGAGGCCCTGGAACACGTCGTCGTCGCCGGGCTGCTCATCGACATGGGCGTGCGGCGGCACCTGATCGGTCAAGGACTGGTCCGGCAACAGCCGCGCAGCTGCTGGCTGTGGGCCTTTGAGGGGACGACGCTCGGCCGGCACAAGTTCGGGGTTCGCCTCTGGCATGATCGGGAGCTGCCCTTCGGTATCGGGCAGCTGTGGTATGGGTACAGCCGCCCGCACCCGAAGTTCTCGAAGGCAGATCTGTCAGCGCTGGCAGCCGTTCTCGAAACCGGCACTGCCTGTGACGCCGAGGCGAATGTGCTCCGGCTCCGCGCCCGCGGGCTGATCCGGCGGGACGGCGAGACGCACGTCCCGGCGGTTCCGGTTCTGGTCTGCGCGGATGACCGGCGGCTGTGGGGGGAGATCGACCGCCTGGCGGCTGAAGTGGTGCGGGAGGCGATCTCTCCCGCACAGACGGCGCTGGGGGTGCTGGCCAAACACCTGCCCATGGTGCCCCGAGACTCCTTCGTGCAGGCCTCGATGCGGCTGCTCATGGAGCACGTGCTCGATGCCGCGGTCGACGGCGGCCTGCTCCGCCCGCTTCCCGTGGAGGCGCCGCCTCACTACGGGTTCTGGCTGTGGCGGGAGGATGCGTCGAGGCGGTTCACCGAGAGCCTGGGCAACTGGATGGAAGTGGGCTCCGCATGACACAGCCGCAACCGATTGCCGTCATCACCGGCGGGGCAAGCGGCATCGGCCTTGCGTCCGTGCGCCGCCTGAAGGAGGCCGGTTACTTCGCGGTCGTCCTCGACATCCAGCCGCCGCCGCCGGAGTCCGCGGATCTGTTCATCCGCTGTGACGTCGGCGATCAGGTTCAGGTCCGCTCGGCTGCGGAGGCGATCGGTGCGCTCCCGGGCCGCCTCTGCGCCCTGGTCAACTCCGCCGGCATCGGCGAGCCGGGCGGCGGTCTGGAAGAACTGGACCCAGAAGTGCTGTGGCGCGTCATCTGCGTCAATCTTCAGGGGCCTCTGCTCACGATGAAACACCTGGTTCCGCTGATGAAAGCGGGCGGCGGTGGCGCCATCGTCAACGTGAGCTCGATTGCCGGGCTCATGGGCTCGCCCGGCTACCCTGCTTACGCGGCGTCCAAGGGAGGGCTCATCGCGCTGACCATCAGCATGGCGCGGGAGCTTGCCCGGCATCAGATCCGCGTCAACGCAGTCTGCCCGGGCTCCGTTCCGTCGACAGGCTTTGTCCGCCAGCAGCTGGGCCGAGACTTCACGCCGGCGGAGCGTCTGGCGCTCCTGAAGAAGGTGCCGATGGGGCGGAGCCTACGGCCGGAGGAGGTGGCCCGGACGATCGCGTTTCTGTGTTCCAGCGACTCCGTGCCCATCACCGGGGATGTCCTGGTCATCGACGGAGGGGAACGGTTTTCCAGCTGAGGGAAGGCCGGTTGAAAGGGGCGAGAAACAGCAACATGCAGATCTCTGCGGTTGAGGCTGTGGACGTGCGGAAGACGTACGGCCAGACCGAGGCGCTGCGCGGGGTCTCGTTCACCGCCGAGGCCGGAAGGGTCACCGCGATCCTCGGCCCGAACGGCGCAGGCAAAACGACATGCCTGCGGATTCTCTCCACGTCACTGATGCCGACGGCCGGAAGTGCGCGCGTACTGGGCTGCGACCTGATCCGCGAGGTCCGCCAGATCCGTCGCCGGATCGCGGTGGTTCCCCAGGGTGCGTTTCCCGATTCCATGCTGACCGGATGGGAGCTGGTGTACGGCTACCTCGTCGCCCGCGGGATTCCGCGCAAGGTCGCCGCGGAGCGGGCGGAGCGATACCTGAGGCGGCTGGGGCTGTGGGATGTGCGGAAGCGGACGACTGACACCTACTCCGGGGGCATGCGGCGACGGGTGATGATCGGGATGGCCCTGGCGAGTGAAGCTCCGCTGATCTTCCTGGACGAGCCCTCCACGGGGCTGGATCCCGAAGCCAAGCGGGAGGTCTGGGAGCTCCTTCACGAGGTCCGGGGAGGGACCAGCCTGGTGCTCACGACCCACCTGATGGATGAGGTGGAGGCGCTGGCCGACTGGGTCGTCATCCTGTCTCAGGGCGAGATCATCGCCCAGGGCACGGTGGAGGACCTGTGTGCACAGGCACCCGGGCGGGAGAAGCTCCTCTGCCCCCGGGACATCCCGCGGGAGCAGCTGCTTCCCCTCGGGTATGTGCAGGAACAGGGAAACCGGTGGGCGCTGTTCCCGCGCGACACCACCGCGCTGCACCGGGCTGTGGACCTCGTTCGGGGTCAGGGCGCAGAGGTCAGCATCCAGCGGGCTTCGCTGGAAGACGGCTACCTCGCCGTCCTGAACCGCTGTGCGGTCCGGACGGAAGGTGCGGTCCAGGAGGGGATCTAGATGTCTCAGACGCTCGGAATCCTCTACATGCAGACCAGGGTCTCCTTCCGCAACTGGTGGTCCTACGTCGTCGTCAGCCTCATCCCGATCTCGTACTACCTGGTCTTTTCGCTGATCGGCGGCGGCAGCCTGGGGGATCACGTCCTGCTGGGCTACGTGATCTCGCTGACATCGAACATAGGCGTGGTTGCCCTTCCCCAGGCGGTGGTGCTCAACAAGCTGAGCCGGTTTGAGGAGATGATGGTCGCCTCGCCCATCTCCCCGCTGGCGTACATGCTTGGTTTCGCACTGGCGCGGCTGGTGTTCACCCTTCCCGGGATCGGCGTCGTTCTGGCGCTCCTGTTGACGACCAGCCGCGTCCAGCCCCTGCACGTGTTCCCACTGCTCGGCATGGTGGCGGTCACATGGCTGGTGGCCAGCATGATCGGCTTCACCCTGGGCACGTACATCCAGCGCGTCCAGTCGGTCGGCCCCATCTCCAACTTGGTAGGCTACGCCCTGATGCTGATCCCACCGGTCCTGTACCCTGCCTCCCTGATCGCTGACCCTTGGAGGCCCTTTGCCCTCCTGGTGCCGACCAGCAGCGCAGCCTATCTGATGCGCGGCCTGCTCGGACTGGATGCCACCCTGCCCCATGAGATCTGGATCGCCGTCGGCGTGCTGGTCTTCTACCTGACCGGCGGCGTGTGGATGGTCGCCAGGAAGTCCCGCTGGCGGGAGCGCTAGGCCATGCGTCCGTCCGCTTATCCGTGGTCAAGGGCGGTGTGGACCTCCGCCGTTGCGCTGGCCACCGCCGCGGGCTCGCTGATGCTGGGACCGCAGCCGGATGCAGGGGAGGTGCCCGGAGCGGTCACCGGCGCCATGGTGATCAGCCTCGCCACCCTGCCCCTGCTGGTGAAGGGGAGGATCCCCGAGCGCTGGCTGCCCGGCGGGCGCCTGTGGATCACCGCAGCCAAGTGGAGCCGCCTGATCCTGCTGCCCCTGCTCCTGATGGCGCTGATGGCGCCTCCCGGAACCGTGCGGGACGTGGCGGGCGTTCACCGATGGCTCCTCCCGAGCCCTGGTGCCTGGCCGTCATTGGGTCTGACCGCGCTCGGCGTGGGCCTCTGGTGCCTCATGCAGTGGCGGTTCAGACCGCCCAGGCTCTTCCGCATGCTGGGCAGGTCACGCCGGGTCAGCCTGGTGCTGACGGAGTCGGCGCAGCACATCCTGCACAACGGGGTGCCCGAGGAGTTCTACTACCGACTGCTCCTGCAGTCCTGGCTCGTACAGCACCTCCCGTGGCCGCTTCTCGGCGTCCTCGCATCGGCGCTGCTGTTTGGTCTGGTGCATCTCCTCTGGGCGGGTCCGCGACCGCGGCTGCACGCCCTGCTGGATGCTGTGCTGGTGCAGGCTCCGCTGGGGCTGATGCTCGGGTGTGCATGGCTCAGCTCGACCTGGTTGCCGGGCGTGGCCGCCTTGCACGCGGCGATCGACACCGTCGTGACCCTCGACCAGGGCGCGGCGCAGGCGCTGGCCCGGCGTGCGCGCCGGAAAGCACAGGGGCCCAAGGAGGTGCGTGTATGACAGCGACATCGGTGCCGACCCTGCTGCTCTATCCGCCGGTGACGGATCCGACCTCGGGCTATCACAGCCTGTCGTATCTCGAGGCGTATGCCCGCAAGCACGGCCACCGCGACATTCGCATCATCGATACCAACATCGAGGCACTGGACTTCCTGGCGCAGCCACACCAGGTGGAGAAGCTGATCGACCACGCCCGGTCCATCCGGGAGCAGCTGGGTGCCAGAGACCAGCTGACCGGTGAGGAGCAGATTGCGTACTTCCACAGCTGGATGGCGCAGTTCCTGGAGGCCGATGCCCCGTCCCGGGCCATGGCGGTTCTGCGGGACCCGGAGCGGTTCTACGACTACGCGCAGTATGAGCGTGCGGTCCAGCACCTGTTGTTCTGGTTCAGGTGCCTATCCCTGTACGGGTTCCCCGGCCAGTTCGAGGACGGGTTCGCGGCCGGCGGCCGGGTGTGGATCAACCCGTACGCCCTGTGTGACCTGACCGACTGGCAGGTGCTCGAGCGGATGGCCAGGCCGTTCGCCCCTTACCTGGAAGAGCGGCTCTCGCCCATCGTGAAGGGGTCGACGTATCGTTGCATCGGCATAAACGTCTCCTATACCCACCAGATGCCCTATGCCCTCTGGCTGGGCCACTGGCTGCGCGCCCAGGCACCTGATGCCTTCCTGATCATGGGCGGCACGGCGGTGTCGGATTACTGGAAGTACATGCTCGACCGCGACCGGTACTGGGACCTCTTTGCGGATGTCGACGCCACGGTCGTCGGGGAAGGGGAATCCGCCTTCGTGCACATCCTTGACTCGCTGGCTGAAGGCTGCGTACCCGGGCCGGCGCCGAACGTTCTCCTGAACCCGCGGCACGCCGCCGGGGAACCGCCGCCGGCCGCCATGCCCATCCGGTACGAGCCCCTGAATGAGCTTCCCACGCCGGAGTTCCGCAGCCTGCCCATGGCCAAGTACCTTTCGCCCGAGCCTTTCGTCTACTATTCACCCTCCCGCGGCTGCTACTGGAACAGGTGCACGTTCTGCGACTATGGCCTGAACTTCGACAGCCCCACATCCCCCTGGCGAACCAGCCCGGTCGCCCGCATCATGGAGGACCTGCGGGCGCTCTCCAGGGAGGCGAAGTTCATCTACTTCTCGGTGGACGTGCTGGCGCCGGCCACCCTCCTGGAGTTGGCCAGGCAGATTGTGAACGAGGGGTTGGACATCCGCTGGGGAGCCGAGATCCGGCTGGAGAAGTACTGGTCTCCGGAGCGTTGCGCCCTGTTGAAGCAGAGCGGCTGCGTGGCGGTCTCCGTGGGCTTTGAG includes:
- a CDS encoding ABC transporter ATP-binding protein — its product is MQISAVEAVDVRKTYGQTEALRGVSFTAEAGRVTAILGPNGAGKTTCLRILSTSLMPTAGSARVLGCDLIREVRQIRRRIAVVPQGAFPDSMLTGWELVYGYLVARGIPRKVAAERAERYLRRLGLWDVRKRTTDTYSGGMRRRVMIGMALASEAPLIFLDEPSTGLDPEAKREVWELLHEVRGGTSLVLTTHLMDEVEALADWVVILSQGEIIAQGTVEDLCAQAPGREKLLCPRDIPREQLLPLGYVQEQGNRWALFPRDTTALHRAVDLVRGQGAEVSIQRASLEDGYLAVLNRCAVRTEGAVQEGI
- a CDS encoding ABC transporter permease; this translates as MSQTLGILYMQTRVSFRNWWSYVVVSLIPISYYLVFSLIGGGSLGDHVLLGYVISLTSNIGVVALPQAVVLNKLSRFEEMMVASPISPLAYMLGFALARLVFTLPGIGVVLALLLTTSRVQPLHVFPLLGMVAVTWLVASMIGFTLGTYIQRVQSVGPISNLVGYALMLIPPVLYPASLIADPWRPFALLVPTSSAAYLMRGLLGLDATLPHEIWIAVGVLVFYLTGGVWMVARKSRWRER
- a CDS encoding CPBP family intramembrane glutamic endopeptidase, with the translated sequence MRPSAYPWSRAVWTSAVALATAAGSLMLGPQPDAGEVPGAVTGAMVISLATLPLLVKGRIPERWLPGGRLWITAAKWSRLILLPLLLMALMAPPGTVRDVAGVHRWLLPSPGAWPSLGLTALGVGLWCLMQWRFRPPRLFRMLGRSRRVSLVLTESAQHILHNGVPEEFYYRLLLQSWLVQHLPWPLLGVLASALLFGLVHLLWAGPRPRLHALLDAVLVQAPLGLMLGCAWLSSTWLPGVAALHAAIDTVVTLDQGAAQALARRARRKAQGPKEVRV
- a CDS encoding B12-binding domain-containing radical SAM protein, which translates into the protein MTATSVPTLLLYPPVTDPTSGYHSLSYLEAYARKHGHRDIRIIDTNIEALDFLAQPHQVEKLIDHARSIREQLGARDQLTGEEQIAYFHSWMAQFLEADAPSRAMAVLRDPERFYDYAQYERAVQHLLFWFRCLSLYGFPGQFEDGFAAGGRVWINPYALCDLTDWQVLERMARPFAPYLEERLSPIVKGSTYRCIGINVSYTHQMPYALWLGHWLRAQAPDAFLIMGGTAVSDYWKYMLDRDRYWDLFADVDATVVGEGESAFVHILDSLAEGCVPGPAPNVLLNPRHAAGEPPPAAMPIRYEPLNELPTPEFRSLPMAKYLSPEPFVYYSPSRGCYWNRCTFCDYGLNFDSPTSPWRTSPVARIMEDLRALSREAKFIYFSVDVLAPATLLELARQIVNEGLDIRWGAEIRLEKYWSPERCALLKQSGCVAVSVGFESGSRRILELIDKGTVPEQVAVTIRNFAEAGIGVQMMGFTGFPGETFDEAMESVRFLREHHRYWTLAGLGGFVLTPGAIVARHPERFGISAARPFVGDDIAASLYYEEPAQSALSEAQRNELEAAKRSLTRAQFDRPFLGGIDTPHTMMYHDRYGTSLFDRIAQPSAEELAPDTPLVLNGKLVTEVCGFAPDRLLRSTKEYVAEAMRRGVALTHRQLIRHLRSRTVAKEPHRRHFFLRHDGGFMPLPTPLLGLLEAVDRFGTLGGVRRSLGEERWSTYKPLLVYALRLHLVTAGRPAGEAATSTATAEPTATSTA